The sequence CATAACAGTCCACCCGAATTTCTCCAAAAGCTCCTGAGTTTGACGAGCGGCGTGTGGTCGAGCGTTGTCATGAAGAACCACTACTCCCTCTATCAATCGTCCTCTTCGGTGATGCTGGATAGCTCGCCATAGTTTAGTCAATGATTCACAATATCTTTTGGAGTTTATTGTCGTCCCTGGTTGCATGAAATCAATGAGGAGTACCCCCTTCGATCCCAAAACACAGTCACCTTAACCTTTCCTGCCGACTACGTTTGTTTGAATTTCTTCGGAGTGATGACACTGACGAGATTGCTGTTTTGTTTCAGGGGTGTAATGAAACACCCATGTTTCATCTCCCGTGACGATCGAgtccaacaacttctccttgttgcctccCCCCTCACACtgctgaagaaatttgcgagcacagTCAAGGCGTTGCTCTTTGTGTCCGTAAGTCAGTATCCGGGGGACCCAGCGAGCACACACCTTTcgataacccaacgtttctgttaaagttctttcaattgtgccgtgggaagcttcaggaatccgttcaacaagttcacggacagtgaccctccgatctttgagcagctcattgttgatcttctggacaatcgcATCCGaaaccggcggtcttccactccgttcttcatcaCAAACTTCAGTGCGACCCTCAGCAAAAGCTCTGCACCATTTGCGGACGTGCTGAacggacatgcactcttcaccataaacctcagtcagttgctgatgaatctccacgggcggtaacttccttgcatGAAGAAATCTGATTACTGCTTGAACCTCACATTTAGCGGGAACGGGGATCAACACTTCCATTGTTGATGGTTGCTTAGCCAACACCAAGCGAAGTAGTGAATCATGGACAGGCGGGCTTGAGAATAGGGGAACCACAGCACATGGCACTGTAATTGGATTTAGCCTAGGACCTTCCCTCTACATTGTAACtaattgggaaccttacttttggtacaaccctcgtatttaTTAAcctgtaaatgtgttgtcatAATTATTTTAGCTATTCAAGGCAATGCCTTTTTCTAAGTACATATGTTAGTTTTATTGAGCTTGATATCCCACTAATATTCAAAATGTGGagatgtgataaatattttactactatcaaacataattttaaattttttctctagaAAACTTCAACTTTTGGAAATCTGctataatgataaatcatttaaaaatgtatgtaagAATCTTAGAATGTTAGTACAATCTTAATACTATTAATATCTTTTTGTCCTTTTAGTCTCAAACCAGTATTTTGCAATATGTAATTCatacttatttgtatttttctgaCTAAAAATTCCTTATCTTTTTATAGGGATAATATTAATACTGACATCTATGGTGCTAATTTATATAATCAGTATTTAATAAAGAATCCATCAAATGGTTCGAAATCCTTCCCAAGAGTAAGCTGTCCCATAGAAACAATGCAAGGAGATCGTATTAAAGATCCTGAGCTAGGATCACATACCTGTTTGAGTGTCCTTGTTGAGGTCAGTATAGTTGATGATGTAAATTTTAGAACTAAAAATATACTCTTTGTGTACCATGAATTCCTGGGGTAGATGTGCACTTAACAGGGCGGAAGAGTGAGGACCCTAAGTGACCAGTAccttgaaatgaaaacaatttatctTGCTCCTCATTAGagaacaatttacaaaaatatttgtgttgaCCCTGCAGCCACTGGGTAATTCCTAAACTCGTACATTTTTTTCATGCTGATATAAGGGAAAATGGTGTTCATGGTACTCAGGGAAATTAGTGCAGACATGTATGAGTCATTCTGCCTCAGTTCAAGAGTTACTGGTCACTTAGGGTCTCAGAGTTTAAGGCTAAACACGATGGGCACATAGTGTGAATATttgccaagagatggaactaccatcagCAGAAGCTCAGTACTGTGGAATAGTAACTTTGTCCCACATTTCCTGTGTTTCACCCCTCTCCTTTTCttgccaactgacctttttcagcctaccttcTTTAAAGCTCCCAGCTTCTAGAGGCCAACTGCAACATGAGTCACTATTGGGTCTAAAAGTGTCAAACAATGACTTTCAGCAAATGAGGAGGTATCTTCATTGGATTCAAATATTCGTATTATGCgcaaaatgcaaaagaaaattacACCAAACactatatttttgacatttctttagCATGTTAAGCAAGGAAGTAGTTTccccatgaaaaattaaaaaacggaAGTGGAACAGGGAGCAGGAATGGATAAAGCCAGGAGTTGCATAGCAGGAGAAAATTTCACTGGCATTGAGTAAAAAattcaagttacatgagaacaataggAAGTGGTTTCTTTCGAAGAGCCTCTCCCCCCTCTCCTTCTTGCCAGCTCCACTCTTTAAGGCGACCTGCCTTCCTGGTCCCCAATTTTttaaacacactgcagtgatcATGATAGCATGAGTGACATACAGTATTCTTCGGTGACAACCAATAACTTTCCGCAATTAGTGTTTTACCTGCATATCATTTCAAGATTAGGAATGCACAccaaatgtaaaaaagaattcagtttcttttatttatcaattcTTCAAGAAATCACGAGTTCCTATCTTAGATGACATCCAAAAAgcaatgagaagttttcactaCTGCAACATAATTCTTGTTTGCCCGTCTTGATGTCCTATGAGGttcattactattttcatttcctCGCAGGAGACAGGTCACGAGCCTTCTTTGTCTCTTAGCCATAAAGGGAGGAAGAAGCTGCTTGAATTAGCATATTGgtattaatataatttccactGATTCCACcggtaataagaaaaaacaagcagcaacccactcccccaacctccggctcccctccccccaccacctgacgcagatacctatataaaagatcattaattcccatctcttcacaATCCCTTgaagaagcgaccagcatcggtcgggaaacgttggggccacccaagaattgacgcggcgacatagcccaaaagtttttaatcataatgacgagcacccgcgaaagtttaacgaagaaaaaaatacttcttataCTTTGTGAGTAGGCTGAGAGATTGTCCTAGTTGGCACTCTTTCAGCATTTCTTTTAGACCTTTACTTTGGCCTTTCCCTTGAGAGCAATTATTTTAACTAACAAGTTCAGTGCatgcattatacttttattatatttagtaTTTCATAGGTTGATTTATATTAGCATTAGTATACATTTTTTAGCCGGAGGAACTACTTTTAAAGGGTCAGTTCTGGCAACAAAAAAATGCAGCTCCTACTGGTGCTGCTATTAAGTAGCTTTTGCATCTAACTGGAAGAGCTTATCTTTCTCACTGGTCTGGAAACCTTGAGCCTGGGTGGGAAGGAAGTAATTATTTTGGCTGCGGATTTAAGCTCAAGTTTGATGCCATAGATAGACTGTTCTTGTAGACCTGGCTATGTGCCTGCCGTCTGGGCATCCCTGTCATGTGAGGGATGCTAtctcattaaaaatgaaactttttatcTATGTCTATGGTAGTTCCACTAATACTGGGTATAGAATCAATATTTTTGGGGTATAAAATACAACTGTATTGTATAGAATTGTATGCCGTATCCTTATGTGTGATCTTTTGGCTTCCCCAGACAGGATTGTTTTCACCAGATCACCAAGCTTCCTTCATGAGCCACTCACCAAGGGACTTTCTCCCCGTTGATGAGGGGTTAATTAAACCAAATTTCATTGCCAAAGATGTTTATCATGCAATCGATGTTATATTTTCAAAGCAAAGTTATAATTAGGAAACtattaattcaatgaattttatggtgtaaaaaaatgagttttattgAATGGAAGTTATCATTTGTGTCATGAATTGCCAAATGAATAAAGATATTGTTTTCAAGTCTTTATAGTTTTTCTTAAAGTAGTTTCTGGCATTGTGATTTAAAGCTAAATGTGTTCTTTTAAACTGATGAAGAACTAATCCTACATAGAGCCAGCTGACAGGATGATATGTAAATGGTAGCATAAGATGTAGAAAGATGGAATAGATAACAAATTTGTGAAAAGTATCTCCTCACTGTTCTCATAAAATGTACTAGCTTCATTTTGAAAGTGTTGCAAAAGCCTTTAATTCCTTTGGGCATAAATTATGATGAAATGGAAGAATTTTCAGACCCAGCATGATGAAAGGAATTCTGTAGATAAGACCACGTCTGAATCTGAATTTATATCCTAGTAATTGctgaaattttgtttgaaatttaattGCTTATTGGAACAGAGTTGTCAGTGCTATAGTTGCTATACAGACTGTGTTAGATGGTACATTTAGGCATGGTCCCCTTGATAGCTTTCACTTCTCAATTCATTTGTTCTCTGTTTGCACGTAATCAACTCATTACAATGTTATTATTCTCTTTGATTCTAGCCACTATTGTGTACACAAATGATCAGCTTTTTATTCTGCCACATAGCCATCATCTACATCCCCTCCCCCTACCCTCTTGGTTTATGATGCAGCAGATGTGGTGAATTGAAAATGACTACCaagtaaatgcgatggtggttggcgtaacatggtgaaactccttcatgatgcacaaaggttaagaaaacagctaagtcttttcttaacctttggaCTACCATGTAGTCAAAACTTGCATATTTTAAACCAATTTCAttacaaatataattaatttcaatgaaggtCACCTGACATGATATTGCTTTGATATGACTTCAAAAAGATAAGGATGATGTAACTTTTTTAAtcccaaatgaaatttttatttgttaattactGTTATAACTATTCTTTctgttaaggtaggtttgtaggGAATGAATCTTACAACTTTTTCCCTTTTTGTACTGGATTTCCCccttcaacttaaaaattttccatctttAATCTTTTTATGATAAATCTTTATGCCATTtgtcttgaaaattttatgcagcCTTTACACTTAAACCTGCATACCTATTTGGTACCGACCGGTTTGAATGCTAGGTATCCCACGAACTTCACAGATTCTAACAGTACTATATGCTATAAAATTCTGTCACCCAAATTAGAAGACCAATATCTAAAAGaccgctcctcctcctcctgtccctcgctgggtacgcccatggacaGACTTCTTATCCAATACAATACTTTTCTGTCAGTTGAATAACTAATGAGAAGAAGATAGTTGATAAATATTCCTTACGAATAAATGaatgtttgtatttttataattattgtgcaagcatcataatttttcatttgcatttcatCTTGCGTCATTATGGAGCattttctttttgctgttaagCAAATAAGTGCATGGATTAAAATGCATCAGCAAATTCTTTCGTATACAATGGTTTTTGGTTTATACCTAAAAGTTTAGTCTCCTAAAATTGTAAGAATGCAGGTAGAAGTATACATCAAGTCAAATAATGATATTAACATTATTGTCACAAACATAGGTTTATTGTAGTTATAAAATCAACAGCAGTTATATCCCTCCCACAAATCTGGAAGACTGAAGTAGACATGTATCGGAGATATGAGGAGTGAACATATACTTAGTTACTAATGACTAGTAATGACATTTCTGGTGAATCAAGCTGGAAGAACAAAATATAGTtgataattgaaaaattactgaTATGCAATTCACTACCCTCAAAAAATTACAAGCTCAAGTACCCTTCAATGCTTTTCGATGGTGGCAAAATTTCACTtgttaaattttccatttgaGAGCATAAAAGCACAATTCTCTCTTGTCAACTCCAACATAATTTAATAATGCATGAAGGCACAGCAAAAGATCAAGTGCCTATTTCTATCCCTTTGGTTTACCCAGCAAAAAATAGAGGTAACAGTAGTACATTTTTATCCATGTGGAGTTTATGGCAACCATTCCGCATCTGAATCTGGTGAAGATATTCGTTCATTTTCAGCAGTAGAACTTGCGAGCGTGTGGTAAACCTTCTTTGCTCCCATTGCTGCGGCTTCAATTCCATCACCAAGTACATCACCAGCTCTTCTTACAACTCCTGCTACACTTCCTGGTGTTAAAGTGTCCTCATCTATATTGATTTTTACTCCATCCCCTGAGGCATTGACTCTGCAGTTACTCTGCTCAATGATACTCAGATCATGAGGATCAATTCCCAGAGTGTTAAGGCGGGTGCGTGCctaaagagaaaatttcatttgctatttatactgaatcaggtaataaattttaatgacctTAAGTGTTTTCTACACATCCTCTAACACAGCCCAGTTTTATTAGGTCTAGTAAAAATTGTGTGAAGTACATATAATGaaggtataaaattaaaacaccCATTAATCAGAAATAACTTGCTTCACTGTGCCTTTTCGTAATTTCAAGTTTCATATAAACTACATCATTTTACAGTAAACGCTcactaaaaatcttaaaattggtAGTTACTATTTGCTAGAACCTTTAGCATCTGCCGGTACCTTAACATCATCTAAATAACCTTTATGTACAATATTATGACCACTTAAACTATGTAATGATCTGGTATCCTGGGCTTGACTATTTCTGTTATTTGCAATCCTTGTATAGTCTGCATCTTGAAAGGATGGGGTATGGAGACGGTTATAGATCAGGAGCAAAAATCAATAGTTATCCCATGTACACTATTGTTCGCATAGTCTAACTTAAAAATCACCACAGGGTGGCTAAGTAACACTACTTGAATGCTAAGTTCATGAGTCACCTTTATAATGCCAAGCATGAGTTGAATCCACTAAAAGGCAATATTTTCCCCAGTGGATGAAGAAACTAGTCTACAAATATTACAAGTATGTAGTTTAATTTTGCAGAGGTGatcaatatttttcctatgaGTAAGCCAATACATTTCATCATTAGAGTCTCTgtaaattttctgatttttaagtTTAAGTATTTAACGCCCAATTTCTTTCATTGTCAGTTGACAAAAAAGAGGATTACCATATTGCAATATATGTtgtgaaatttccatgaaaaaatttccttaatttctctAAGGTCCCTCTTTTAAATGCCCATCAAGGACAGGGTTGTCTCTATCAGTAATGTTGAGGTGCTACTACTAGCTCAAATTTCTCTTCACAAGGAGTCATTAGctaattaaaatttgcattcaaCTCACCTTGTCAATATACATTCTGTCCAGCACAGGAGTTCGTGACAAAATAGATGTAGACTGTCGATGAGCAAAAGCCAGTCTCTGGCAAGTAAACACTGTTGCAAAATTGTCATAATCTGTTGCAATAATCTTATATGATGCAGATCCAGCAACACCTGgttttcaaacaacaacattaTTAATATATGTGACGTTAataagctaaaaaaattaaaaatcacacCATGTACTGTTATCAGAAACTTACTTAAGGGGAACCTCACGGTCATATCAGCTGGATTGGTATGATTCTTCATACGAAGTGCACCAGTATAAACATATGCATGATCAACATTAGTCAATCCCAATAAAAAGTGTTCACTTGCTTGAATTACGCGATATTCTCCAGGTTCTTCTCCAGTGGTGAAGTTATAATATATACACTTACTGGCTGTTGATGTCTTCTGGATTACATACCATTTGCCTAGAAACTAAATTAAGGGTTGGTTGGTTACAGGAATAATATGTACAACACAATGATtaatgaaataagttttaaaaatattgtaaacaataaattGCATCAAACTGTgatgaattttacaaaattctACCACCATTCCAATCATTAGAGAAAATCATtgagaaagtaaaaaatcagCTGGCATGCAAACCCAGAGAAAAATATATGTACCATGGAGGGACTTAAAATGCCCTAAAGGTGTATTAAAGTGAGCATTAAGCACTGTCACATAAGAATTTACTTCAGTAAACTATGATGCAGCAGTATAAGACCATGGAGACAGCTCTAATGTATTACCACATCATGCTGCATCGAGTTTAGCATGGCACCAGCAGAACTGAAACATGGCTATGTGAAATGGCAGAAAATGAACACTAACTAAAAACTGTGAACAATTGCAAAAAGGCTTGATCTGCACTAAAGCCCTAACTGTTTCATAACAGTGCTGTGAAACAGTTTATATTGGTTGTGTTTATCTCACCAAGCCAAGCAAAGCAGATTTCATTGGTAAACCTAATAATAGTTGCTGCACAACTTTTACAAACACATCTGGccctaaaataaatacatttctgaGTAATTATCTACAATCTAATATTTACCTTGTTCATTTGAAAGTTTGGCATTGCCTCTATCTGTGGACATGATCCAAGGTGATACGTATGGCTCCATGCTGTGTGGAGCACAGCAAACAGTACCACGACTGAAATCATCTTCACTATCATTGCGATCTGCAGAAGATAAAAACAACCTTACTTACCACTTATTTGAAATCAAACGTGATTaacaacttattttaattattggaGAAGGAACCTTTACAgtcaaaattactgtttttcaaGAAGAGCCTTTATCATTTAATATACATCGTGAgaagtaaaataagacatttacCATAGTTTTTAAACCACTCTATGCAAATGAAACTAAAAGCTGATGAGGCATAGATGTATCAAATGATGAAAGATCAAATGATTTcaattttgaacttaaaaaatactGAGTCATTAAAATGACTAAAGCAAGGGTAGATCACCCCTTTCATTCGAATTGGAATTGGTCATGGTATGGCTACGTGAAACACTAATAACTgaatttttacaagaaaatatgatggaattttTACCAAAATTACAATAAGTGAATTTAAGCGATTCAATATCTATACAATCATTCCCTCCCGAAGTATTAAAATAGACTGCTAATAGATATGCGGGCTGCTCAAAAGCATTTAACCACATGAGGGGGTAGGCCTGTGGTGTTTCCAACCTctcttataaataatttttaaaaattgacctTATTTATTGAGTGGACTGTTACTGATCACAATTCACAGGTCTACGAGGTCTgcaataaattcatatttcaaaGATTTAGATTTTAAAGCCAAGATTAAgtgtttttccattaaatttaatttttgtgttattagtcttaactttcacattttttttttgtaaattagggTGGAATCCTTCCGCGCTAATGGCATTTCATAACCATAACCGTATCTGCGAAGATTGAGAAAGCTGTAAAATAACCCCGTGTATATCATCATGGATATTCGGTAGATGCAAAATGATACATCATTAAAAGGTTCGCGTCTCTCGCctacaattttaaatgaaaattctgtCGAAAATGATATTAGGACCCAACATTTTAAATGCTAACTCATTACTCTTACCACGTATCAGCCTAAACATACATTCAAAACACCCGCTAAAAAGAATGTAACACGAAACACTATTCGCTGTTATTTTACTTACAAAACATGTAAAATATCTTAGACGGCAAAAAGATCAATTATGTAAGCTAATTTCTGTAGCTTTTAGTCGACGTGTTACAATTCGAAGCAAGTAGAGGATCCGGCGAACATAACGGGAAGAACACTTACCGTTGATTAGACGCTCTGACGCCTTCGTGAATCTCTGTCAGCTCGCACAGTCCCACTGCCTGAGAGTTTGACTCTGGCTCTGTTTAAATGGTCTAAATCCTTGGGGTGGGCAGGTCGACTCACCAACCGAATCCACAGCCGCTTGCTGCGTCACGGCCTCCGTCTACCGCGCTGAGCGGAAAATGACTCATTTCCTCGACCTCCTCCTCCGCGACCGTAGTGGTTCTTGTTCACTGGATAATAGCCGAGTAGGTCACTGAAGGTCATTGTTATAGATTTATGCGTTTACGACCATTTAATGGTTAATTACGAGAGGAGTGATTAGGTCGGTCCTCATGAATTCTGGATCAAATTAAAGTCAGTAAGTAAATGTTTGGTTGTCCTTctgcaaataataattttgaagtcAGTATGGTTCCACAAATGACAAATACTTGGACCAAAACAAACATCTAAGGAGTAcgtattttcagaattatcactcTCAGATTATAGCTTGAATAGCATCGTTGTCATGATTGTGATGGCCTTGAACGCAAGTTGCTTGGCCGTTTGAACTCTTCATGGAATCGTGTGACGTCAGATAGCTGGAATTCCCGTGATTGGCTTCTGTAGCATCCAAGGATTTCCGGGAGAGAATCAAGTAGAGAGAGGAAAGTCTTGCCCAAGACGTCTTCCACCAATGCGTCTGACTGACGCGCACTATCTCAGAATAACTGGAAGTGATTTGTTGCCACTTTAAATCCGACACAATTGTATTAAGAAGCTAAATGGGATTACCAAGCCCTATCGCCGCTGTATGCTCCAAATCGCTCAATGCTgaaacttttctttctttcttactgGAATTATATTTTGCCTCTGTGAACTCAATGCAATTTTCTTAAGACGGTAAATTAGATCACCAAGTTCAATCTCCGTCGCATTCTCCTTATAATTCTCATCGCTAAAACATTTCTCGTTGAAGATGGCTGTAATTCAAAATATCGGTGCGCCCTGGGCGGGATAGTTAATGGCGCCAATTGCGTGTCATCGAAATTTGGAGAAAAGGGTGCGCTAATGAAACAATATTTTGGGAGTTGCAAAAATAACATCATTGTACATAATTTTCGATCGATTGTGAATTACTTTATGACAGGATTTAGAAAGGGAAGGGTGAGACATTAGTTTTTGGGGTTGGATTAATCGTCGGGTTAGTGGGGTGCACTGGCGAATTAAGGGATGGAGTGGTTAGTCTTCcgttatttatggaaaaaaataaatgatggtcatttttaaggtggctctccaattttagtttttgtttcGCCAACttaacaaacaatgtttaaaaatagttGATGAAAATCTAAGAGCACTCGTTTATGCAAATGAAAGCTCAGATTTACTATCGCTGATTGTGAGAGATATTgcacaccaggggcgcagctaggaattaaggctaggggggtttcaggcacaactaatacttggggctctgagggtgtggtatacccgctagggtaagcgggaggtgcggggccctccccagaaaaagtttcagatgaatggttcaaaatggtgagttttacggccttctgagggatattttattcatcctctCACTATTccttaagcaatattaatccaattaagtaaaatagatttaactttaaaatttctctgtgctctggggaggttttatccccaaaacccccccctcgcttcgccactgttGCACACCACCAAGGCTCTACCGTAAGTGAAGGAAGGTACCCCCAAAAAACGACAATAATACGCCCTTGATAGGGTGAGCGATTGAGCCGGGGCTCAAGTAACTAGTGATGTCCCACTGTGCGAAAGAATTACGGTAGAATTCATGGAGGGCTGTAGAGCGAGAATGTTCCAGAGCGGATGTTATCTTTTTCGTGGAAACGGACGAGGTGTGAGCCGGACGGTCAGAACAGCGGATTTCCATGCCCACCCCACCGCAAATCAGCCTCCGATGAAGCGTTCCGTGCTGGAAATAAGAAGGTATTCATAAAACTTTAAAGAAGTGAATAATCTGTTAAAGCTTGTCCATAACATTTCACTCTTCCGAATCGTCTCTACACCAAGGCTAGCAAAACAATCTGCGGGGGAGGGGGGTCATTGCAGGAGGATGTACTCTGCATGTGGGCCTATGTTTTgcttatttcttatattttgtcTCTGATTGTCGCATTCATTAGTTTATAATATTCTCTGAGGATAAGAATTGATTTCCGAAAAAAGCATTTCGATTCAACGTCTAGGGGTCGCTGAATAGGTCCAAGtacaataacaataaattttcttaataaaaaaaatattatttcagggGCGTTACGTATACATTCACATTCACGGGGggaaatttttcttcgattttggCAGAAATATTACCATGCAGGATTTTCTAGTCGGCCTCTATAgatgttttcacccaccgcgcagtTGAATGGGAGTACAGAAGTTATCATTTTCGTTGTTGATGGGGATatcgatccgaatttcacggataaatatgCTCTAAATGTGACTTTAAACCGAAAGTCAAGTTCGCGATGATATGATCCATCAAATGCAAAACTCTTCCATATAGTGGCggagcgagggggggttttgggggataaaaccatCCCCAgaactaagaaattttttatgtttaattcatttcatttaactggattaatattacttatataaaagtgtaaatattaataaaatatccctcagaaggccgtaaaactcaccattttcaaccatttatctgaaaatttttcgagaggagggcccccgcacctcctgcttaccctggagggtattccacaccctcagacaccccagtgttgcGCGCCTTTAACCCCtcctacccttaattcctagctgcgctcctgcttCGATATTATTCctccaaataaatattatggTGTTATTGGATCATCCAGCCCTTAGCGTAGCGTTGCTATCATTTTTGATTAACCAATAAAAATGCACCCAAAGTGGCAATAAAAATCTAGCTTCAACGGAACGGTCTGTTTATTTAGTCAACTtggtgggtaaacttttctcgggattcccaccgggttaatgtttttataacggccaacgtctcggcactcatcatcagggctgaatattgatttatttaaaacgttggccgttataaaaacatttacccggtgggaatcccgagaaaagtttatccaCATTATTCGCTGGggaagcataaaatcatatttcactagTCACCTTGGTGTTTGCAGTCAGAAAACCATTTTTTGGGGATAAATAGAGTGCAGCCGCGAACTTCGCTCAGTGAGCCGCGCTGCACGGTGGACGAGGGGCTTCGATACTGatgctcactcactcactcagtgattcaacccgaaggtttgttTTGTTAGGCGAGGGTCGAGCTCACCTTGGACTAGACCAtaggcgtgtgaacttcacacagttagggtaggggggccagttcctttccctgggccacctctcACTTCGAAAAATTTTTCGGGATGGACCAAATAGGCTACCACACTCCCCGGATGATTCATAGGCCCTAAATTGATCTTCCTTTCCAAGCAGTTTAAAGGAGGAGGTGTTAGAAAAACCTATACTGCGGCTGATAGTGATGATAGTAAGTGTCTGTGAGTACATCAGTGACCACACTAGTTCAGTTTGAGAGCGTGGTATGAGGTGCACAGTGATAGTGTAGCGATAACAACCTCCACTCCAGAAAGGTTCGTAATCGGTCCTATTTATCaactttatttttgtaaattggaaACAGGAGGaagtaacattttttcaaatttttattttagttagcGTGTATTTTTCCCATGCTAATATCTTATTCATGATAAATTGAGACCGTTTAAGAACGAAATTTAAGTGTAAAAAACAGGAAAATGTGCCGTACGGTATTAAATGAATCTTGATTCACAAAAATGACTAATCAAGAATATTATCAAAggtttagaatttaaaatgcatGTGACATTACATGCCAAAGTCTACCATTGCGGAGGTAATGCTAGAAAAATACAGCCGGACTCTACACCTTAGACCTTAACCATGCACATAATTACATCAAGTATTTGCTGCAAAGTCTATCACCTTACATGATTGATATTtctatttcatgaaattattgaTAAGATGCTTGACATTCATTAAGCTTAATTTGCCCGCACAATAGACATTCATTGGCCAAATCTTGCAAACTTGGC comes from Ischnura elegans chromosome X, ioIscEleg1.1, whole genome shotgun sequence and encodes:
- the LOC124170691 gene encoding apolipoprotein D-like; its protein translation is MIVKMISVVVLFAVLHTAWSHTYHLGSCPQIEAMPNFQMNKFLGKWYVIQKTSTASKCIYYNFTTGEEPGEYRVIQASEHFLLGLTNVDHAYVYTGALRMKNHTNPADMTVRFPLSVAGSASYKIIATDYDNFATVFTCQRLAFAHRQSTSILSRTPVLDRMYIDKARTRLNTLGIDPHDLSIIEQSNCRVNASGDGVKINIDEDTLTPGSVAGVVRRAGDVLGDGIEAAAMGAKKVYHTLASSTAENERISSPDSDAEWLP